A single window of Candidatus Hydrogenedentota bacterium DNA harbors:
- the cysW gene encoding sulfate ABC transporter permease subunit CysW, giving the protein MATAASQRFPKPQAAITEPRWLRVLLITITVLFLAFFLFVPLAAIFTEALRKGIGAYFKSFNDPAALSAIKLTLLVTGISVPSNLVFGLAASWALAKFQFWGRSVLITLIDLPYAVSPVISGLIYVLLFGLQGWLGPWLSEHDIKIIFAVPGIVLATMFVTFPFVARELIPIMQEQGTENEQAALSLGASGWQTFWRVTVPNVKWALLYGVILCNARAMGEFGAVSVVSGHIRGKTNTLPLHVEILYNEYNFVAAFAAASVLALLALVTLVLKAIVERLAHEGSKSAS; this is encoded by the coding sequence ATGGCGACCGCAGCCTCTCAGCGCTTTCCCAAGCCCCAGGCGGCCATTACCGAGCCGCGGTGGCTCCGCGTTCTTCTTATAACGATTACCGTGCTGTTCCTGGCCTTTTTCCTCTTTGTGCCGCTGGCGGCCATCTTCACGGAAGCGCTGCGCAAGGGTATCGGGGCCTATTTCAAGAGCTTCAACGATCCGGCGGCCCTGTCGGCCATCAAACTGACGCTGCTGGTGACGGGCATTTCCGTGCCGTCGAACCTTGTCTTTGGCCTGGCCGCGAGCTGGGCGCTGGCCAAGTTTCAGTTCTGGGGTCGGAGCGTCCTGATTACGCTGATCGACTTGCCCTATGCGGTTTCTCCGGTGATTTCCGGCCTGATTTACGTGTTGCTCTTCGGGCTTCAGGGCTGGCTTGGCCCGTGGCTGAGCGAGCACGACATCAAGATAATTTTTGCGGTGCCGGGGATTGTGCTGGCGACGATGTTTGTGACCTTTCCCTTTGTGGCGCGGGAGCTGATCCCCATCATGCAGGAGCAGGGCACGGAAAACGAGCAGGCGGCGCTTTCGCTGGGCGCGTCGGGCTGGCAGACCTTCTGGCGGGTCACGGTGCCCAACGTGAAGTGGGCCCTGCTCTACGGCGTCATCCTGTGCAACGCCCGAGCCATGGGCGAGTTCGGCGCGGTGTCGGTGGTCTCCGGTCACATCCGGGGCAAGACCAATACCCTACCGCTCCACGTGGAGATTCTGTACAACGAATACAACTTCGTCGCGGCCTTTGCGGCGGCGTCCGTGCTGGCCCTGCTGGCGCTGGTGACGCTCGTGCTGAAGGCCATCGTAGAACGGCTGGCCCACGAGGGCAGCAAGTCCGCATCGTAA
- the cysT gene encoding sulfate ABC transporter permease subunit CysT, with product MLKSHTVLPGFGLTLGFTLLYMSLIVLIPLSALFAKTATMGVSEFWAAVTSARVLASYKLTFGASFAAALVNTVFGFVTAWVLVRYTFPGKRIVDAAVDLPFALPTAVSGIALTAIYSKNGWIGQLLEPLGIKAAYSPLGVGIALTFIGLPFVVRTLQPAMEDLNKELEEAAASLGATRFKTFFRVLLPPLVPPLLTGFALAFARAIGEYGSVVFISGNMPMKTEITSLLIITKLEQFDYAGATAIAVVMLLVSFVLLLLINLLQWWSVRNYQGGHA from the coding sequence TTGCTCAAGTCCCACACGGTGTTGCCCGGCTTCGGGTTGACCCTGGGCTTTACCCTCCTGTACATGAGCCTGATCGTGCTGATTCCCCTTTCGGCGCTTTTCGCGAAGACCGCCACCATGGGCGTGAGCGAATTCTGGGCCGCGGTCACGTCGGCCCGCGTGCTGGCATCGTACAAGCTGACCTTCGGCGCGTCATTCGCCGCGGCGCTGGTAAACACCGTTTTCGGGTTTGTCACGGCGTGGGTGCTGGTGCGCTACACCTTTCCCGGAAAGCGCATTGTGGACGCGGCGGTGGACCTGCCATTCGCCCTGCCCACGGCGGTTTCGGGGATTGCGCTCACGGCCATCTACTCCAAGAACGGCTGGATAGGCCAGTTGCTGGAGCCGCTGGGTATCAAAGCCGCCTACTCGCCTCTGGGCGTGGGCATTGCCCTTACCTTCATTGGATTGCCCTTCGTCGTCCGCACCCTCCAGCCGGCGATGGAAGATTTGAACAAGGAGCTGGAGGAAGCCGCCGCCAGTCTGGGCGCGACGCGCTTCAAGACGTTTTTCCGCGTGCTCCTTCCCCCACTCGTACCGCCACTCTTGACGGGCTTTGCGCTGGCCTTCGCGCGGGCCATCGGCGAATACGGCTCGGTGGTGTTCATCTCCGGCAACATGCCCATGAAGACGGAGATCACCAGCCTGCTGATCATTACAAAGCTGGAGCAGTTTGACTACGCGGGCGCCACGGCGATTGCCGTGGTAATGCTGCTGGTGTCCTTCGTGTTGCTGCTGCTCATTAACCTGCTCCAGTGGTGGAGCGTTCGCAACTATCAGGGAGGACACGCATAA
- a CDS encoding sulfate ABC transporter substrate-binding protein — protein sequence MKLTLNLKQALRNAGVALALAGIAAGGAQAADIELLNVSYDPTRELYVEYNEAFAAYWKEKTGDNVTVQQSHGGAGKQARAVIDGLEADVVTLALAYDISAIAREAKLFGEDWQTRLPHNSSPYTSTIVFLVRKGNPKGIKDWGDLVKEGVEVITPNPKTSGGARWNYLAAWAYALKKELGDLAVLKDPKQAEKVKAADAKAQAFVKTLFSHVPVLDSGARGSTTTFVQREIGDVLLAWENEAFLSIEELGPDKFEIVYPSLSILAEPPVTVVDKNAKKKGTEKVAEAYLKYLYSPVGQRLAAKHFYRPIEPKHADPKDLARFKELDLVTIDGVFGGWDVAQEKHFNDGGIFDAIYAPGN from the coding sequence ATGAAACTAACCCTGAACCTTAAACAAGCCCTGCGCAATGCGGGCGTGGCGCTTGCGCTGGCGGGCATCGCGGCCGGCGGCGCCCAGGCCGCGGATATCGAACTGCTCAACGTGTCTTACGATCCGACGCGGGAGCTCTACGTGGAGTACAACGAAGCCTTCGCGGCGTATTGGAAGGAAAAGACGGGCGACAACGTTACCGTCCAGCAGTCCCATGGCGGCGCGGGCAAGCAGGCGCGGGCGGTTATCGACGGGCTGGAAGCCGATGTGGTGACGCTGGCCCTGGCCTATGACATCAGCGCCATCGCCCGGGAAGCCAAGCTTTTCGGCGAGGATTGGCAGACACGGCTGCCCCACAACAGCTCCCCCTATACCAGCACGATTGTATTCCTGGTGCGCAAGGGCAACCCGAAGGGCATCAAGGACTGGGGCGATCTGGTGAAGGAGGGCGTGGAAGTGATCACGCCGAATCCGAAAACGTCGGGTGGCGCGCGCTGGAACTACCTGGCGGCCTGGGCGTACGCGCTGAAAAAGGAACTGGGCGATCTGGCCGTGCTGAAGGACCCCAAGCAGGCGGAAAAGGTGAAGGCGGCGGACGCGAAGGCGCAGGCCTTCGTTAAGACGCTCTTTTCCCACGTGCCGGTGCTGGACTCCGGCGCCCGTGGCAGCACCACGACGTTTGTGCAGCGGGAGATTGGCGACGTACTTCTGGCGTGGGAGAACGAGGCTTTCCTGTCGATCGAGGAACTGGGACCGGACAAGTTTGAAATCGTGTATCCGTCGCTGAGCATTCTGGCGGAGCCGCCCGTGACGGTGGTGGACAAGAACGCGAAGAAGAAGGGCACGGAGAAGGTTGCGGAGGCTTACCTGAAGTACTTGTACTCCCCCGTTGGCCAGCGCCTTGCCGCGAAGCACTTCTATCGCCCGATCGAACCGAAGCACGCGGATCCCAAGGATCTTGCCCGCTTCAAAGAACTGGACCTGGTGACGATCGACGGCGTGTTCGGCGGCTGGGACGTGGCGCAGGAAAAGCACTTCAACGACGGCGGCATCTTTGACGCCATCTATGCACCGGGGAATTGA
- the cysK gene encoding cysteine synthase A: MSVKKSIVDTVFETPLVDVSALIPARERRARVLLKLEFFNPLSSVKDRIGRAMIEAGEAEGLLTPDTHIIEPTSGNTGIALAFIAAARGYRLTLTMPETMSIERRHMLRALGASLELTPSHKGMGGAIERARELSRYTPHAWTPGQFSNPANPAVHERTTGPEIWRASEGTVDVVVAGVGTGGTITGTTRYLRGQNPGVLAIAVEPRESPILSGGKPGPHRIQGIGAGFVPETLDVSLLNAVETVTSDDAAGWSRILASSQGILGGISTGANVCAAVRVAQRPEYEGKTIVTFACSAGERYLSTPLYSDAYEHTDVKSLLQQAYEIGAGL, translated from the coding sequence ATGTCGGTCAAGAAGAGCATCGTGGATACAGTTTTCGAGACACCGCTGGTGGATGTGAGCGCGCTTATTCCCGCGCGCGAGCGCCGGGCGCGGGTCCTTCTTAAACTGGAGTTCTTCAACCCGCTGAGCAGCGTGAAGGACCGCATCGGGCGCGCGATGATTGAAGCGGGCGAGGCCGAGGGACTCCTTACACCGGATACGCATATCATTGAGCCCACCAGCGGCAATACCGGCATCGCGCTTGCCTTTATTGCCGCTGCACGGGGCTACCGGCTGACGCTGACGATGCCGGAGACGATGAGCATCGAGCGTCGCCACATGCTGCGCGCACTGGGCGCCAGCCTGGAGCTGACGCCGAGCCACAAGGGCATGGGCGGCGCGATCGAGCGGGCCCGAGAGCTTTCGCGCTACACGCCGCACGCCTGGACACCGGGCCAGTTCAGCAACCCGGCGAACCCGGCGGTGCATGAACGCACAACGGGTCCGGAAATCTGGCGGGCGTCCGAAGGCACGGTCGATGTGGTCGTGGCGGGTGTCGGCACAGGGGGCACCATCACGGGAACGACCCGCTATCTTCGAGGCCAGAATCCGGGTGTGCTTGCCATTGCGGTGGAGCCCAGGGAGTCGCCGATACTTTCCGGCGGCAAGCCCGGTCCGCACCGGATTCAGGGCATCGGCGCAGGGTTCGTTCCGGAAACGCTGGATGTGTCGCTGTTGAACGCGGTGGAAACCGTCACCAGCGATGATGCGGCGGGCTGGTCGCGAATTCTGGCTTCTTCTCAGGGGATCCTGGGGGGAATCAGTACGGGTGCGAATGTGTGTGCCGCGGTGCGGGTTGCGCAGCGTCCTGAGTATGAGGGCAAGACCATCGTGACCTTCGCGTGCAGCGCGGGCGAGCGGTACCTGTCGACGCCCCTCTATTCGGACGCCTACGAGCACACCGATGTGAAGAGCCTGCTCCAGCAGGCCTATGAGATCGGGGCGGGACTGTAG